A single region of the Mugil cephalus isolate CIBA_MC_2020 chromosome 4, CIBA_Mcephalus_1.1, whole genome shotgun sequence genome encodes:
- the trpc4apa gene encoding transient receptor potential cation channel, subfamily C, member 4 associated protein a, which translates to MATLLGSESPCTRGKRRHLNGNIVKNLTAGKITGQGFSRGTQLPGGLLLERDKRAKWNGIPTLLKKLYESSHPNSDLSHAHTFLKALSSQLSMEAMSFVTEDRKTAQESTFPNTYTFDLFGGVDLLVEIMMRPTLTMQKKKPKMNDDLVKDCLSVLYNCCICTEGVTKSLAARDDFVLFLFTLMTNKKTFLQTATLIEDILGVKKEMIQLEGIPNLSGLVQSFDQQQLANFCRILSVTISEPDVGNDDKHTLLAKNAQQKRNASPSRAEVNQVTLLNIPGFIERLCKLATRKVSEATGSNFLQELEDWYTWLDNALVLDALMQMATEEAEQSSTESSDESSLATSPLRHRLPQSMKIVHEIMYKVEVLYVLCVLLMGRQRNQVHKMLAEFRLIPGLNNLFDKLIWRKYTASNHVVHGQNENCDCSPEISFKIQFLRLLQSFSDHHENKYLLLNSQELNELSAISMKANIPEVEALVNTDRSLVCDGKKGLLTRLLTVMKREPPDSSFRFWQARAVESFLRGATSYADQMFLLKRGLLEHILFCIIDSGCTSRDVLQSYFDLLGELMKFNIDAFKRFNKYVNTPEKFQTFLTQINSSLVDSNMLVRCIVLSLDRFESQTEDVKVVEVLSECCLLSYMARVENRLSFLFRLINIINVQTLTQENVSCLNTSLVILMLARRRAKLPFYLNALREKEFAEKYPGCLLNNFHNLLRFWQRHYLNKDKDSTCLENSSCIPFSYWKETVSVLLGSDRTSLCAIASYIDEPFMDLDRDLLED; encoded by the exons atgGCGACGCTTCTGGGGTCCGAGTCCCCCTGTACCAGAGGAAAACGAAGACATTTAAACGGCAACATCGTCAAGAACTTGACGGCCGGTAAAATTACTGGCCAAGGTTTCAGTCGAGGGACGCAG CTCCCCGGAGGCCTGCTCCTGGAGAGAGATAAACGTGCAAAGTGGAATGGCATCCCTACTCTGCTGAAGAAGCTGTATGAGAGCAGCCATCCGAACAGTGACCTCTCCCATGCCCACACCTTCCTAAAG GCATTATCATCCCAGCTCTCCATGGAGGCTATGTCCTTTGTCACAGAGGACAGGAAAACCGCTCAGGAATCCACCTTCCCCAACACATACACCTTTGACCTCTTTGGTGGAGTCGAT CTGCTTGTGGAGATTATGATGAGACCCACACTAACTATGCAGAAGAAAAAACCCAAAA tgaaTGATGACTTGGTCAAAGACTGCCTTAGTGTTCTCTACAACTGTTGTATATGT ACGGAGGGGGTCACAAAGAGCCTGGCAGCGAGGGACGACTTCGTCCTGTTTCTCTTCACACTCATGACAAACAAGAAGACCTTCCTTCAGACTGCAACTCTAATTGAAGATATTCTTGGAGTAAAGAAG gAGATGATCCAGTTAGAGGGCATCCCCAACTTGTCAGGCCTGGTCCAAAGCTTTGACCAACAACAGCTGGCCAACTTCTGTCGCATCCTGTCTGTCACCATCTCAGAACCTGATGTAGGAAACGATGACAAGCACACCCTGTTGGCCAAAAATGCCCAGCAGAAGCGCAACGCTAGCCCCTCACGGGCAGAGGTCAACCAGG TAACCTTGCTGAACATCCCTGGCTTCATCGAGCGGTTGTGTAAGCTGGCCACTAGAAAAGTGTCTGAAGCCACAGGGTCGAACTtcctgcaggagctggaggactggTACACGTGGCTGGACAACGCTCTGGTGTTGGATGCCCTCATGCAGATGGCGACAGAAGAGGCTGAACAAAGCAGTACAG AGTCTTCAGATGAAAGCTCTCTGGCCACCAGCCCTCTCAGACATCGACTGCCCCAGTCCATGAAGATTGTCCACGAGATCATGTATAAAGTGGAAGTGCTCTATGTGCTCTGTGTCCTCCTCATGGGCCGACAGAGGAACCAG GTTCACAAGATGCTGGCTGAGTTCCGTCTCATCCCGGGGCTCAATAACCTGTTTGACAAGCTGATCTGGAGGAAATACACAGCTTCAAACCATGTGGTGCACGGCCAGAATGAGAACTGCGACTGTAGTCCT GAAATATCCTTCAAAATCCAGTTCTTGCGGCTACTTCAGAGTTTCAGTGATCACCACGA aaACAAGTATCTCCTCCTGAATAGCCAAGAGCTGAATGAACTGAGTGCCATATCCATGAAGGCTAATATCCCGGAGGTGGAAGCTCTtgtgaacacagacagaagCCTGGTGTGTGATGGGAAGAAGGGGCTCCTCACACGCCTCCTCACGGTCatgaagagggaacccccagaCTCCTCTTTCAG attCTGGCAGGCGAGGGCAGTGGAAAGTTTTCTCAGAGGAGCCACATCCTATGCAGACCAAATGTTTCTCCTGAAGAGGGGACTACTAGAG CACATCCTGTTCTGCATCATAGACAGCGGTTGTACATCTCGAGATGTCCTCCAGAGCTACTTTGATCTGCTTGGAGAGCTCATGAAGTTCAACATTGATGCCTTCAAAAGATTCAACAAATATGTCAACACTCCAGAGAAG tttcagactTTCCTGACACAGATCAACAGCTCTTTGGTAGACTCCAACATGCTGGTGCGCTGCATCGTCCTCTCACTGGACCGCTTCGAGAGCCAGACTGAAGATGTCAAAG TGGTGGAGGTACTGTCAGAGTGCTGCTTGCTGTCCTACATGGCCAGAGTTGAGAACAgactctccttcctcttccgactcatcaacatcatcaacgTGCAGACACTCACGCAG GAGAATGTGAGCTGTTTAAACACCAGTTTGGTGATCTTGATGCTGGCCAGAAGAAGGGCTAAACTGCCTTTCTACCTTAATGCCCTGCGGGAGAAGGAGTTTGCTGAGAAGTACCCGGGCTGCCTGCTCAACAACTTCCACAACCTACTGCGCTTCTGGCAGCGCCACTACCTCAACAAGGACAAGGACAGCACCTGTCTGGAGAAT AGCTCCTGTATCCCCTTCAGCTACTGGAAGGAGACGGTGTCAGTGCTGCTGGGCTCAGACAGGACTTCTCTGTGTGCCATAGCGAGCTACATCGACGAGCCCTTCATGGATCTGGACAGAGACCTGCTGGAGGATTGA